In Tursiops truncatus isolate mTurTru1 chromosome 10, mTurTru1.mat.Y, whole genome shotgun sequence, the sequence GGGCTTCCAGCCAGGACCCATCACCGACACCACCCGGAACGTCTACCGCAACAAGCTGCGCCGCCTGCGGGGCGAGGTCCGGCAGCGCGGCGAGGAGCGGCTGCGGGAGGAGGCCCGGGCAAGGGGCGAGGAGCGGCTGCGGGAGGAGGCCCGGGCAAGGGGCGAGGAGCGGCTGCGGGAGGAGGCCCGGGCAAGGGGCGAGGAGCGGCTGCGGGAGGAGGCCCGGCTGCGCGAGGAGGCTCCGCTTCGCGCCCGGCCCGCCGCGTCCTCCCTGCGGTCGGAGCCCTGGCTCTCCCCGCCGGCCTCGGGCCCGGCCTACGCGACCTCTGGGGCCTACGGCGACATCGGGGCCTCCGCCGCTTCCTGGTCCAGGAGCCGCGGCCTCGCCTACCCACCCCGCCCCGCACAGCTCAGACGCCGCGCCTCGGTCCGGGGCAGCTCCGAGGAGGACGAGGACTGCCGGCCACTCGACAGGGCCGTGCCGGGCCCCGGCCACGGAGTCCGTCGGTGGTGGGCCTCGTCCCCGGCCCCGGTGCGGCCGTCCTCCGCCCTCCTCGGTCCCGACCCGCGCCCGGGCCTGCGGGCGACGAGAGCGGGCCAGGCGGGCGCGGCGCGGGCCCGGCCCGAGGTGGGGCGGCGGCTGGAGCGCTACCTCTCCCGGCTCCTGCTCTGGGCCAGCCTGGGGCTGCTGCTCGTCTTCCTGGGCATCCTCTGGGTGAAGATGGGCAAGCCCTCGGCGCCGCAGGAGGCGGAGGACAACAGTACGTCCCGGGCCGGCGCAGGGGAGGGCTTTGAGCGCGCGTGTGTCCACCAGGATAATCCGCCCCCCACACCCCTCCGCCCCGGTCCTCTCAGCACCAGGCTGAACACTCCTGGGCCTTGTCAGATGTCTCTGGCCGTCTTCTTCCTTCCAgactttgactttttttcctccagttatgggaggagagggctgggaTTCCTGCATCTGCAAtaatttctgtcttcattttgtcctattctcattttctgccCTAGCTCTCCCTATTAATCTCCCTTTCAACCACGTGCTGGAAGCAATCTTTCTGTGGTCACTTTTATTCTCCCTCTCCAGAGAAAGCCCTCTGACACACCCCTCTAAAGGTCCACCCCCATTGCTTTTgagttctttcttcccttttgatttcttgcTCTTTCACACATTAGTGCCCGTTTGAAGGCACCCCAGGTATCACGGCTCACAGATAGGCTCTGGTTGGGGTCCCAACTTCGCGGCACCAAAAAGGCCACATACTCCACTTCTTTGGACCACAGGACCCTCATTTGTCAAAGGATTATACTAACCCTGCCTCTGAGACAGGTGTGGAAGAGCCTTTTAAGAGTTTAAACTGATGTAAATGATGGCATTTATCACTGCAGCACCTTCTTGGGGTGTGTTAAAAGAGAGGGTGCCGTGACTCAAGGATGTTCCCAGCCATGCTTCTGTCCACAGATAGTTCCGTGATAAGACATACCAACAAGAAGTCTGCAGGATACAGTATGTTAACGAATAGTTAAGGGTTCGTGTTTCCTAAAAGGAAAATTTGCTTCTTCCATAATTCTGGGCTCTAGGCTAATAGGAAACAGCACAAAGaccatttctttataaatttaagtataaaatgaCTGTAGTTCACTgacttttaatattctttgcaAAGAATGATTGTGATTAATACTATTCCCAGCCTCTAGCCCAGGCCACATCTTTCCACGCCTAGCAGGAACAGCCAAAATGCAGGGAAAGGCTAAATTATGTCTTAGCTGTTGCAGCAGATGGATATTTGGGTGTATAAACAAGTCTGTGGGCACGAGGATCCCAGGCTCGTGCACACACCCAAATAATTTCTTGAGTATGAGAGCAGTTTAatccacctgctagagaaattaAGCAGTCCCAGGAGTGTCATGGTACCATACTGGTACTAACTATAACTGTTTACATTGGTGACATCAAAAAACGGTATACTGTCGTATTCACTGCTGAGATGCTTTAAGACAATAGCTCCTGGATAGATACTGGGATTTACCTGGAATTCCCTTCCCGTGATAGTATTAATCCCTGTTTAACATAACGTGTACAATTTATAAAACCATCATATGTGTTGTCTTGTTTGAGACTAAGTCTGAGTTAAGCAAGGAAGGCTTTAGTGACACCATGTTATGATGAAGAAACAGGTTCAGAGTGGTTAAGTGAATAGTTATCTACTATCCTGAGGCTAATCATTTTCCCCTGGGATTAGAACACAGCTGTACTAATCCCTAATCCAAGACCGAGAACCCCTTACGTTTTTTACTGTCCGCATTTTTAAAATGCCTCATTTAGATGACATCTTTCTAATCCTCCCCCCACGTTATGTTGGTAATGTTTTACCCTGAATTTTGAGAGTGATCCCTTTTTGTACCCTTTCCCACAACCcgcacttttaatttcctctgtttcttttcttggtCTCAGTGAAATTATTGCCAGTGGACTGTGAGACAAAAACAGATGAGGTGAGTTTGAGTTTCTCTAGCTTTTGTTCTTCCTCCCAAGGATGTTGGCCTCTATCAGGAGGTAAACTTGCCCACAAAAAGATGATAATAGGATCGCTGTCAGGAGTGCTTCCTGTAATGTATCAGAGTCATGTAGTGTTCCCTGATGTATGTGTTAGACTCAACTGTGGCAGTGAAGGAGTACTTGAAACAGAGAGAATTGACCTTCCAAGATCCAACCCCCGGCTTGTTACGGGAACTCTCACATCAATCGCAGCATTAAGGACTTTAATCTTCTGCCTAAGTCGATCTGGGGGGATGCAGTAGGTTGTGGTCGAGGGACCTCACAAGCTCCCCTCGCTTCAGGAGGAAGGGCTGGCAGCTTTTTAGGCATCAGGAGGCCAGGTTCTCAATTCCACATTCTCCAGTTGTACGTCTGTGGCTCTGAAAATGCTGTTCTGATTTGAAAGGTCATCAGGGAGTTGTTTTAAACACATCTGAAGTGGAGTTAGCCCTCTTAGTCTATAGATTTGTTTTATGAAGCTTTAATGTTCCCTACAAATAATACTTGGGGAAGGTGAGCAGCCCCATCCATTTACGAGTCATGAAAGCAGCATTACCGAGGAGCTGGGGTGCTCCGGTACAGGTGGTAGTCTGGGGAAGATACCAGGCAGTACATTTTCAGGTCATAAATCCTGCCAGGAGGAGCCTCGTGCTGCCAGAGGGCATGCCTTAGTAGTCTAATTATTAAGTGTGCAACGCCTGGCCTCCCTGAGCCCTGAGTGCACATCTCTGGcagcctggaggctgggaaagtaACCACCCACGGTCATTTCCAGGCCCCTGCGTTGACTCTCTTACCTGTGTTAACGAAGGGGCATCCTGACGCAGACAACCGGTTCTATTTCCCTTTGGCTTCTGCTGTGTCATATTTGGGGGGTGTTTTTATTACACGTATTTATTGCTTTCATCCACCAGATGTCTTTGCTTCCCTATTGTTTTGTAAAAACAGACTCATAATAATTATAATCTGCCTTCTATCATAAAAACTGTAGTTGACGATTGAAGGAAGTGGCCCAGAAAATGGCCAGGAGGGGAAACTAGAATTTTgaagactgaaaacaaaaacagggaccaaaaatactttttctgtaaGATTTCTCTGGTGATGTTagtttcatttgtcttttatttagaAACGGGTTCCCTGGTTTCTGTCTCTTGGTCCTTCACACCTCTGAGTGTATCAGGCCCAAGACGGAATGACATATGAGATAAGCTCCGGGGTGCTCCTCTGCGCTGGACGCACCCGGCCCCACCTGAGTGAGCCAGTCGGGCACCATCCAGGTCCTCGCTAAAGACTTGCTCAGCGAGCACAGACAGGCAGGGCCTGCGCCACGACATCACAGGCTCCCTTCGGTTGCAGTGTTGGGCTCTGTTGAGCTGAGATTTTATGGGGTACCCTTGGCCTTCGTGGTGGGTGGACACAGGAACAGGCGGGTTGGGAGGTGCTTCTCAGCTTGGGTGAGTTTCTTGCTGAGTCTCATTCCTTGTGTGGCTCAAGCTCACCCAGAACCCAGAGGGGCATTTGGGTTTCAGATACACGTATTCTTTCCCTTCTCAGCTGactgtgactctgtttttctttctgcctttgtcCTGCTGAAACCCTGGGGATGGGCTGGGAGTGGGTGTGTTGTCTTAATCAGGCTGTCTCGTTGTCTGGTACCTTCTGTCCTTTAGGTGCTATCAGCCCTGCTTTCCTAAATGTCTGTGAGTTTGGAACAGTATTAATtgctactgcttttttttttttttcctggttgcgACAATAATAGatatttagaaaatttggaaaatgtgacAAAAGTCGCTGGTGATTCtgagacctagagataatcaccatTAACGTTTTGGGAGCATTTCCTTCTCACCTTatctctctgtgtatgtgtgtctgtagAATTGGGATCTCTGTGTATTTAGTTACATTTGACACTTATTTATCAACTTTTCCCATATTgttaaatagcatttaaaaagtaGTTGGGGTTTCTCACTCTACTAGGAGGCACGTCAGTTGTTTCTGGACATTTATAGTCATGTGCATAAAGCTTGGTCGCATCATTTCCTACCTTGTAAAGGCATGAGGGTCCTTAGGCCACGTGAAGGGACAAATCTTGGCCTCTGAGACTGTTAGAAACCAAATTAGATCAGGGCAACAAACGAGCCCCGAGAAGGAAAACGCCCTTGGTTCCTTCTGTAGCTGCAGAGCCGGGTCCAGAACCCAGACCTTCGACTTCCAGTGCAGGTCTCTGCCCAGTGACAACCCAGAAGAGGCCTGGAGTTCGAGGGGTGGGGGCTTGGAGTCGACTGGCCACACTCCAAGTGGCTCCACCATCTACTATGAACTGTGGGTTCTTGGTGGCCCACTTAAGGTCTCTAAACCTTGGACCCCTCGCCTGAGAAATTGGGGTACAATGAGGAGTGCAGCGAGGACGCAGTGCTCCCTCACATGTAGACCACTCAGCATGGCACCCGGTCTGTTGTCCACTCTCAAGGAAGAGCGgtcttttttaaatgttccaaATCCAGTGAGTCTAGCAAAACGGTGTCCCCACTGTTACAGGTGCTGAAGGAGTAAATGTGCAGATATTCTGATTTTCTCAGACaggtgacatttattttctccctacAGTTGCAAGATTGCTCGAAATTTTCCATTTCCAGGGAAACGCAGTCTAAGATTAAACATTTGCATCAGATAATCCACAAAGTAGACCATCCACAGGCAGGTTGTAGACGCTTGGCTCTCCAGAAACGGACAGGAATGGCCCGCGGGGGAGACCAGACTGCACCGTGCAGCGTTTGCTCTTCCCTCTGAGGAGGCTGGACTCCTGCATTTCCCCACAACCACACCGCCCCTGCTCCACGGCCCCACCAATGGCCTTTATTCCAACGGGGACCACGGGGCAGAGGCCCAGGAGCCTCCAGGATGGTGGACCCTTAGTTACTGTGTCTGCTGTCCATCTGCCTCTGCTTTTATGGTGTTCTTTTCAGTCAGTTAACCCAGTATTTATCGGCCCTATCCCTGGGCCCACCCCTTTGCAGaatttgttgtcattgttgttttaaagTATGAGGTGTACCTTGCTGTTGAGTCCTTGACGGTGTAGCTGAACAGGTAAAATCAGACAGGCCCCCCTCACCCACTCCTCCTTGCTGACCGCTTGTCCCGTGCCCTTCCAGTTCTGTCAGGCCAAGCAGAAGGCGGCCTTGCTGGAGGTGCTGCACGAGCTGTACAACTTCCTGGCCATCCAAGCGGGTGAGTAGGTCTCCCGAGGCCCAAGACTCCCCATGAGCGGGTTGTGGGCTGAGATGCCGTGTCATCTCCCAGAAGACACGCTCAGAAGCCCAGTCTCCCCTTCCCCGCCTCCCCACAGGCGCATCTTGTTTAAGCCTTGCATCTGGGCAAAACGCATAGGTTCCTGAAGGATCCCAGGGGTCCTGGCACGTGCATAGGCCTTTTAGCGGATGTGCCCCCTTCTCTGGGATGCCCCCCACCTAATGTTCTAGGGGTCCGTGTTGCACTGGAAGGGCCCAGACCTCAGGTATTCTCAGAGTCTGGGTCCCCCAACCTGGAGGGCCTCCCTGTACCAGGTGGTCGGCCCAGCTCGGTGCAGAGGCCTCTGCAGGTGGAGCGGTCTGAGCGGTGGGCCAAGCACCTTCAGGCCCGGCCCGCCCTCCTGGGCCCTAGTGTCCCATGTCCCCATCTGGCTGTGGGACACCAGACAAGTCCCTGACATCtcagggcctcagtctccccatctgacTGAATGATCTTGGGTCTGTCTTTTCTTAACCAAATGAAAGCCAAGTGCTGTTCTCTAGATGCCCCCCTGAAATCTCCTCCATCCAGAAGGCTCCCTCCACTGTTTTCTTTGGTAAACATGTTCCTTGAGGCCAGAGATGGCACCTGCATTATACTGTGTCCTGCCCGACACCTGGcatccaggaggctctccaaaTCACGGATGACGTGGGTGACGGCTCAGGGCTTGTGCCTGTGTTAAGTGTACTCGACTCGAGAACCAGACGTCAGTCTGTGGGAGGTTCAAGGGGCGCCTCTCACCTGTAGGGCCAACCCTTGTCTAAGGCTGTCGCCGGGAAGTCAGGGTTGGGTGGACTTGTACTGGGCCCTCAGTCCTCGGGGCCAGTCTTGTGGGCCTCAGCTCTGCCGCCTCCTCCCTCCTGACTGCTGGGAGActggggtggtcagggaggcTTCTGTGAGCTCCTCGGAGGAGAGGTAGGAGCTGGGGCTCAGAGCATCACAGTCATCTGTGGCCCAGGTGCTTGACATATAAATTCTGGCCTGAGGAGGTGTTTGAAACTTTTGTGACTCAGTTGTGGTCCAGGGTCCAGCAACATCAGTGTCACCTGAGAGCTTACTGGAAATGGAGAATCTTAGTCCCATCTCAAACCTATTGAATCAAAGTCTGAATTTTACTATTTACTAAGTTCCCCAGGATATAAAGTCGAGAAGCTCTGCTCTTAAACCGTGGATCCTAGTAGACAGTtctcctccatcccaccctccttgTGTGGTCCTGGCTCATGCCATCAAGGGGCCTAGTACCCACCGTCTTCCCACAAGCCAGGCAGGGGCAGCCTTGAGGGTATGCGTCTCAGTGAGACAGGCCGCAGGGCCGTGCAGGCTCTATACTCAGCcacactccctccccccacctcctgctgGAGGTCAGCTATGGACAGGGCACTGGCTGGCCTTTGCAGGACACAAGGCGACTCAGCCCAGAATCCTGCCCACAGGCTGCCTGTGGTCTAGTAGAAGAGATAGGCTACCTACCCCCCTGACCACTGAGTGGTATAAAATGCCATTGGATGAGAACCAAGAGGCCAGAACTTCTGGGAGGCACAATGCCTTTTAGCTAGAGTAGTCAGGAAAGCGTCACAGGGGAGGTGGCATCTGTGCCAGGCCTTGAAGCCCGGGTGGGATTAGTTACGTATTTGTGGGGGAAAGGTGGGGCCAGAGAGGCAGGAAATTATAGGGTCAGAGATGGAAGCAGCTTCACaaggaaggagaaacagaggGAATGGAGTTTGGAAAGGCCAATTGAGTCCCACCCTGGCTGGCCATGGTTGCCAGGCCACTGGGAGTCCCTTCTGAAGGCAGTGAGGGCCGGGAAGGCTTTCGAGCAGGGGAGTGATGGACGGAGAGCCAGGTGCCAGGGAGGCAAATGTGGCAGCAGTTTGAGTGGAGCGGTATCAATTTAAGCAGAATCGTTTTAAAGCTTTGTTGACCAAACATGGAtgagaaaggggagaggaggaaaccAGGAGACCTTGGCAGTGGTCCTGGAAGGCCTAAGCAGGGCAGGGTGATCTGGGTGGGGCAGGAGCACGGGAGAAGCCAGCTGATTCTCAGGGGACCCAGAAGGACGAGATCAACTTGGAAATAGGAGGATTTGGCTGTGTTagggggtgaggggcaggctTCAGTTCATTCtcaggatttttttaatattatcttcAGCCACTCCCTCCCCAGCACATGCACAGACTGGCCATCGCAGCCCCCAGGCTGTGCCAGGTCAAGGGCAGTCAGGCCGTGTATGGGGGTGAAGGATCTTGTACGACCCCAGCCCTGCACTGTCCCTGCTTCCAAGGGGTCTAGTGGTGAAGCAGCACCTGGTGGGTGAGCCACCGTGGGTAATCAAGAGCCGAGGGCTGTGGCAGGGCCCCAAGTCCAGCCGATTTGGCTAAACAAGAGGCCCCTAGGGCTGGGGGCTTTTCAGAGGGGCTGGGCCTTGGGCCAGGCCTGGGAGCCTGGGCAGGACTAAGGGGGAGGCTCCCAGCTCCATCCTAGGTGGGAGCCAGCCACCCAGGGTGCTCAGAAGAGAGCTTTGGAGCACCATATCGGGGCCCCAGCACATAGACACCCCTTCTTCCACGGAGCATTTTGGACATCCCTCCCTAGGGCCCCTCAAAACCTGGCATTCTAGGTCACCTGCCTGTGTCATGGGTCAAAATCCCTGCAATGCAACAGCctccctgcctttcttttttcccaggCTGCGTTTATTTATAGTGCCATCCCAGTGCCCTCCGAAGCTGCCTGTCTGATCCTTTTAGGGATCAGTTGCAAACGGACCTTGGTATTGGGCAGCTTTTTAGTCATTTAATGCAAATCGCTGCACTGCTTTGCAGGTCAGGTTTTAATGATCTGGAATCGATCCAAGCTAAGTGGCTTTTGATCTTGCTGCAGAGTGAAGATGCCCCACAGAAGCTGGAGCCGCCGGGCCACATGTTCCACATCAGAGCTGATGGCTTGATTTTTTGCTGCAGTTTTTAGTTGGTTTCAGGGTAAATCTTTTTCACCTCTTCTTTGTACTTGAATGTGTGTTTTTTCCCTCCTAGGTAATTTTGAATGTGGAAATCCAGAGAAACTAAAAAGCAAATGCATTCCTGTAATGGAAGCCCAGGAATATATAGCAGTAAGTAGGCTGCAGTGCGCTCCGTTCCCGGGAGGTCCTGGTGCTTTTGTATTGATCCCTCAAGCCCTgcggggttttttttccctttttgttttgtgtttgctttcccttgttttaaaaaaaaaattgttttaactcAGTTGAGTGTTAGGCTACCTTAAGTTAAGGCAATGATGGGGTGACTGGGCCCAAGGTGAGCGGTGAGCCAGAGCCAGGCCTGCCGCAGCTCGTTCCTGACCTGCTGCTCCCTGACCAGCGGTGTGGGCTGCTGCCGCTGCCCCTTCTTTAAGTGGCCCTGTGACTTGCCCTTCCTTTGACTCATTTTTCCCCCCTTCTCAGCAGCCTTAAGACATTTAACCTGTCATTCTCTCCCCTCAGGATTACCGTCTGGGTTGCTCTGAGTCCATTTGATTTTCGGTGTGGCCTCAGTATGACAGAATTACAGATTTTTGGAACTGGCAGAAACCTAAGGGGTCACCTCGTCCaattttcatttcacagatgaggaacctggggCCTAGAGAGgggagggacttgcccaaggccacacagccggGACTGGCTGCAGGGCCCCCACCCCGACACTCTTTCGTCTCACTGCAGATGAGCTGCCAGCTCTCTGGCCTGGTGCTTCAGTCCTTGAGAAAATTACATGCTTCTGCTGTCTCAGACCTGCATTGTTTTCCTGTGTGTGTTTCCGCATCACCTCCTCTGGTTATAGCCTCTTCCCTGGTATCATCAGCTACAGACTTCCTTCCTGCCAGCTTGCTGGGCATTTAGCAGAACAGGGCTTTGgggcaggcggaggacatggaGAGGGCTTCCTTAATCTAGCAGCAGAATAATATCGCTCCAACTGCTCCGCCCAGATGGAGGACTAATCTCCCGCCCCCTCCCACAGAATGTGACCGGCAGCTCCTCCGCCAAGTTTGAAGCGGCACTGACCTGGATACTGAACAGTAACAAGGACGTGGGCATCTGGTGAGTGTGGGCGGGGCGTCCGGAAGCACCTGAGGCCCTGTCATCGCCCATCAAGGTGTCTCAGGCCGGGAGGTAAAGGGCAGGTCTCCCAGCCAAGTCATCTTGGGCCAGGTCTGAAGCCGGGCAGCGGAAGGAGAGGCATTAGGAATGCAGTGTAAGGAGCAGTttcaaaatgagacaaaaatcCAGGTGTCAGGGTGATCGCCTGGCAGTCCAGCTAAACCTGTTTCAGGTAACTCAGTCTGTGCCCCCTTCCTTCACGGGCCCCGCACAGTTTGCTGGAGATGGCATTTTTTTGCACTTCCTTTCCTTGGTACTAGTTTTCATTTGTAGATGAAATGATTCTGAATGTTGGTTTCACTCAGTATGGAAATTGCAAAAGGAAAGACTGGGTTTTATTCCAGCTGGGCAGTTCCACCTGTTTCTGTCTCTAGTGAGCACAGTTAGCAGAGACAGCGTGCCCTTCACCTTCCTGAAAGGTCCTATCTGGCTGCTCGGCCCAGGGGCGGGTGGGCACCAGCCACTGCCTGATACCGGAGTCCCCTGCTGGAGAGACACTCGCTTCATCGCCCCCTCCCACCCTTCAGGGTTTGTCGGGGTCTCTGTTCCGGTTACAGCTGCTGATGTTAAAGCACACTCTAGGGTTTTGTTCTCTTCCTCTCTATCTGCCCAAATTACTGATTCCATCAGCAGTGCATCCAGCAGAAGCCCCTCGGGCAGCTCAGCCTAAAACTTGATGACTGGATGCGTGGCACGATTCAAAttctttggcttaaaaaaaaaagaagcttcccTGAGTGGCTGAGCGATTTTCCTGTGTGTTGGAAAGGCAGAAAACACGGATTTTATCCTTGGCAGCGTGCACTGAAGCTGCTAACGCAGAGGAATGATGACGCTGCCTTTTCCCATTGAGGAGGGTGGCCTGTGGGGAGCTGAGCCTGGCTCCCACGACCAGTGTTAGAAGTGGGTCGTgagactttgctgtacagcagaaattaacacaacgttgtaaatcaactatacttcaatttaaaaaaaaaaaagtgggtcaTGAGAAATCCGGACAGTTTGGGCACCAGCCACTCGGCTGTGCAATCCAGACCAGGAGCTTGTTGCCTCGCCGGCAGAAGGCGGAGTGTCGGCAGCGTCCCCGCGCGTCCTGACACCTCCTCTCTGGGGCTGGGGTCTGGCCTCCAGGAGCCTGGCGGTGTTCGTGCTCCTGAGTCTCACGGCACCCCATGGTCTCTGCACGTAAACAGCTTATGTGCCTCCTCATCACCGAGGAAAGGCACCCCCTCCCAGACTCTGTTTCCGTTCTTGCCGTGCTGCACAAAGCCGGTGATTCCGtaaacatttccatttctctgtgctGGGAGGGGGGCATCCAGTTTACACTTTAATCTTCCGCCCAACAGAGGGAGGCGTCACTTCAGCAGCAGGGGTTCAAGCCTGCTGCCGTctttaaagttttattctttctaaGTAGCTAACGTGGGAAATTTCTGGAAAGAGTGCAACCAGGATAGCGAGTCCTTTTTATAAGCAAGTGGAGACCTCAAAGCCccgccttcctcctcctcctgctgatAGTGAGGCTTATACGGCGGCTCCTCAGAGCTGTTGAACGTGTCTGCAGCCCTGTGTCCTGTTTCAGGTTGAAAGGGGAAGACCCGTCCGAGCTGGTGACCACGGTGGACAAGGTGGTCTGCCTGGAGTCCGCCCGCCCCCGCATGGGTGTCGGCTGCCGCTTGAGCCGCGCCCTGCTCACGGCCGTCACCAATGTGCTCATTTTCTTCTGGTGTAAGTCCCATCACTGTGtcaccctgcccctcccactgcgCCTCCCGGGAGCCCAGCTCAGCAACACCCTGGGCATGGGTGATGCGGTCTCTCGGAGTTCGTTTCTGTCTAGTGAACCTGAGGTCTGTCTAACGAAACTGAGGAGATGAACCAGTCAGCCTCTGCCCCGGATCGTCTTTCCCTTTGGAGACTGGGTGGCTGGAGCAGGAAGATAACTAGAAGACATCCTGGATTTGGGGCCGGGGGTCATCAGCATCCCCGAGAGGGTGCTGGCTTGGGCTGGAGGTGGGCATTGTCCTTTCCGGCACCCCAGACCGCAGGCCGCTCCAAGGGGGAGACCCAGCAGGAGCTTGGCCTAATTTTACTCCCTGAACAATGTAAGCACCTCCTCAGGAGCTACAGACGCCCAGTGAAAGCAGGCAGGCCCAGGGTGCTGAGCGGCAAAGCAGAGTCTCCCGACATGAGGGGCTGCCTTTGAGCAGAGGCCTCGGGGTGTCTCTGAAGGCCAAAGGCCGTGACACAGAAACCACCAGCTCTGCAGAGAGAGCTGGGTTACAAATCACAGGTCGTCTGGGCGTGCACACGGCTCCCTCCCCCACGCCGGCAGGCACAGACATCATTATCGGCAGCAGCATCTGGAATACAAAGGCCCcggcatgtatatatgtatgaaacGCCGTGTTCTGGTTCACAAGGGAGGAGATGAAAGCCCAGAATGAGGTTGGGAGGAGCCGAGATCCAGACGGCTCGGGAGGCCTCTGTGGTGACAGCCAGTGGGAGGAAGATGATCACTTAATAGCCTGTCCTCCCTCTGCATTTCCCAGTCCTTCGTTTCCTGCTTGCTAGCCCTGggtctgacacacagtaggtactcaaacCCCCTCAGCCTCCAGCGCAGTGACCTGCCCTGGTGAGACAGCCAGTGGGCGCCT encodes:
- the LEMD2 gene encoding LEM domain-containing protein 2 isoform X2 encodes the protein MAGLSDLELRRELQALGFQPGPITDTTRNVYRNKLRRLRGEVRQRGEERLREEARARGEERLREEARARGEERLREEARARGEERLREEARLREEAPLRARPAASSLRSEPWLSPPASGPAYATSGAYGDIGASAASWSRSRGLAYPPRPAQLRRRASVRGSSEEDEDCRPLDRAVPGPGHGVRRWWASSPAPVRPSSALLGPDPRPGLRATRAGQAGAARARPEVGRRLERYLSRLLLWASLGLLLVFLGILWVKMGKPSAPQEAEDNMKLLPVDCETKTDEFCQAKQKAALLEVLHELYNFLAIQAGNFECGNPEKLKSKCIPVMEAQEYIANVTGSSSAKFEAALTWILNSNKDVGIWLKGEDPSELVTTVDKVVCLESARPRMGVGCRLSRALLTAVTNVLIFFWCLAFLWGLLILLKYRWRKLEEEEQAMYEMVKKIIVPSVLQMWSRTTTWTGSRTWSATHTWASYTCVTP
- the LEMD2 gene encoding LEM domain-containing protein 2 isoform X1: MAGLSDLELRRELQALGFQPGPITDTTRNVYRNKLRRLRGEVRQRGEERLREEARARGEERLREEARARGEERLREEARARGEERLREEARLREEAPLRARPAASSLRSEPWLSPPASGPAYATSGAYGDIGASAASWSRSRGLAYPPRPAQLRRRASVRGSSEEDEDCRPLDRAVPGPGHGVRRWWASSPAPVRPSSALLGPDPRPGLRATRAGQAGAARARPEVGRRLERYLSRLLLWASLGLLLVFLGILWVKMGKPSAPQEAEDNMKLLPVDCETKTDEFCQAKQKAALLEVLHELYNFLAIQAGNFECGNPEKLKSKCIPVMEAQEYIANVTGSSSAKFEAALTWILNSNKDVGIWLKGEDPSELVTTVDKVVCLESARPRMGVGCRLSRALLTAVTNVLIFFWCLAFLWGLLILLKYRWRKLEEEEQAMYEMVKKIIDVVQDHYVDWEQDMERYPYVGILHVRDTLIPPQSRRRMKRVWDRAVEFLASNESRIQTESHRVAGEDMLVWRWTKPSSFSDSER